The Desulfarculaceae bacterium genome window below encodes:
- the ruvB gene encoding Holliday junction branch migration DNA helicase RuvB, giving the protein MNPEDLHGRLVDGAALDDDQGLDSLRPSSLGEYIGQAEAKANLQVFITAARQRGEALDHVLLHGHPGLGKTTLAHILAEELEVGITATSGPVLERAGDLAAILTNLETKDVLFVDEIHRLNHVVEEVLYPAMEDFHLDLVIGSGPSARTVKLDLPPFTLVGATTRVGLLTPPLRDRFGVQVRVDFYSPDELAQIVSRSARILGLEMDGGGAAEIARRSRSTPRVANRLLKRVRDFAQVEGGGKVDREMADYALGRLGVDEHGLDRLDRELLTTIALKFDGGPVGLGTLAAAVGEEAHTIEEVYEPYLIQQGLLKRTPAGRVATPRTYEHLGEKPSTGAQKRLF; this is encoded by the coding sequence GTGAACCCAGAGGACCTGCACGGCCGCCTGGTTGACGGCGCCGCCCTGGACGACGACCAGGGGCTGGACAGCCTGCGGCCCTCGTCCCTGGGCGAATACATCGGCCAGGCCGAGGCCAAGGCCAACCTCCAGGTGTTCATCACCGCCGCCCGCCAGCGGGGCGAGGCCCTGGACCACGTGCTCCTGCACGGCCACCCCGGCCTGGGCAAGACCACCCTGGCCCACATCCTGGCCGAGGAGCTGGAGGTGGGCATCACCGCCACCAGCGGCCCGGTCCTGGAACGGGCCGGCGACCTGGCCGCCATCCTCACCAACCTGGAAACCAAGGACGTTCTGTTCGTGGACGAGATTCACCGCCTCAACCACGTGGTGGAGGAGGTGCTCTATCCGGCCATGGAGGACTTCCACCTGGACCTGGTGATCGGCTCGGGCCCCAGCGCCCGCACCGTCAAGTTGGACCTGCCGCCCTTCACCCTCGTCGGGGCCACCACCCGGGTGGGGCTCCTCACCCCGCCGCTGCGCGACCGTTTCGGGGTGCAGGTCAGGGTGGACTTCTACTCGCCGGACGAGCTGGCCCAGATCGTCAGCCGCTCGGCCCGCATCCTGGGCCTGGAGATGGACGGCGGCGGCGCGGCCGAGATCGCCCGGCGCTCCCGCTCCACTCCCCGCGTGGCCAACCGCCTGCTCAAGCGGGTCAGGGACTTTGCCCAGGTGGAGGGTGGCGGCAAGGTGGACCGCGAGATGGCCGACTACGCCCTGGGCCGTCTGGGCGTGGACGAGCACGGCCTGGACCGCCTGGACCGCGAGCTACTCACCACCATCGCCCTGAAGTTCGACGGCGGGCCGGTGGGTCTGGGCACCCTGGCCGCGGCGGTGGGCGAGGAGGCCCACACCATCGAGGAAGTCTACGAGCCTTATCTCATCCAGCAGGGGCTCCTCAAACGCACCCCGGCCGGGCGCGTGGCCACGCCGCGCACATATGAGCACCTGGGCGAAAAGCCCTCCACCGGCGCGCAAAAGCGGCTCTTCTAG
- a CDS encoding TRC40/GET3/ArsA family transport-energizing ATPase, producing MRLILFAGKGGSGKTSMSAATAALAAERGQRTLVISLDPAHSLSDAFDLEGGLLDLTGEPVEVAPRLAIQEINVNVAIKQYWDQVHSYLSALFNSTGLNEVVAEEIAVLPGMEEISAMLYINQYVRDNAYDLMILDCAPTAESMRFVSVPSALEWYMKKVFKLERSILKVARPIAARLTDVPLPGDDYFANLEALFKKLEGVDRLLTDRESTTVRLVCNPEKMVLKESQRAYTYFSLYGLAVEAIIMNRVWAPGGQGLGRELAEMQAPYLEQAKEYFAPLPILPVEQKRHEVLGAERLLELGRELYGEADPAAHLYDRQPLAFEKNDGKLRVRLHLPSVDKKRLNLHKVGDELVIEVGVFRKHLSLPHSFALAHPTKALFQDDDLLIDFSQPGGES from the coding sequence ATGCGCCTGATTCTTTTCGCCGGCAAGGGCGGCAGCGGCAAGACCTCCATGTCCGCGGCCACCGCCGCCCTGGCCGCCGAGCGCGGCCAGAGAACCCTGGTCATCTCCCTGGACCCGGCCCACAGCCTCTCCGACGCCTTTGACCTGGAGGGCGGCCTGTTGGATCTCACCGGCGAGCCGGTGGAGGTGGCCCCCCGCCTGGCCATTCAGGAGATCAACGTCAACGTGGCCATCAAGCAGTATTGGGACCAGGTGCACTCCTACCTCTCGGCCCTGTTCAACAGCACCGGCTTGAACGAGGTGGTGGCCGAGGAGATCGCGGTGCTGCCGGGCATGGAAGAGATCAGCGCCATGCTCTACATCAACCAGTACGTGCGCGACAACGCCTACGACCTGATGATCCTGGACTGCGCCCCCACCGCCGAATCCATGCGCTTCGTCTCGGTGCCCTCGGCCCTGGAGTGGTACATGAAGAAGGTCTTCAAGCTGGAGCGCAGCATACTCAAGGTGGCCCGGCCCATCGCCGCCCGCCTTACCGACGTGCCCCTGCCCGGAGACGACTACTTCGCCAACCTGGAGGCGCTGTTTAAAAAGCTCGAGGGCGTGGACCGCCTCCTCACCGACCGCGAGAGCACCACGGTGCGCCTGGTGTGCAACCCCGAGAAGATGGTGCTCAAGGAGTCGCAGCGGGCCTACACCTACTTCTCGCTCTACGGCCTGGCCGTGGAGGCGATCATCATGAACCGGGTTTGGGCCCCCGGCGGCCAGGGCCTGGGCCGCGAGCTGGCCGAGATGCAGGCGCCTTATCTGGAGCAAGCCAAGGAGTACTTCGCGCCCCTGCCCATCCTGCCGGTGGAGCAGAAGCGCCACGAGGTGCTGGGCGCGGAGCGCTTGTTGGAGCTGGGCCGTGAGCTCTACGGCGAGGCCGACCCGGCGGCCCATCTCTACGACCGCCAGCCCCTGGCTTTCGAGAAAAACGACGGCAAGCTCAGGGTGCGCCTGCACCTGCCCAGCGTGGACAAAAAGCGCCTGAACCTGCACAAGGTGGGCGACGAGCTGGTGATCGAGGTGGGGGTTTTCCGCAAGCACCTCTCCCTGCCCCACAGCTTCGCCCTGGCCCACCCCACAAAAGCCCTCTTCCAAGACGACGATCTTTTGATAGACTTTAGCCAACCGGGAGGAGAGTCATGA
- a CDS encoding mechanosensitive ion channel, whose protein sequence is MFNRYNSADDWDKHLDKLHLKGRVLEVWSDARDWVTHDLLETDTLYELAVIGVVFAAAWLLARWSRARLAKRWAARMEPGKRGAQWYADFLRLLGPVYFIVLLWPIYVATSLLGIDNDLMTLCANAMGAWVVIRLVTSAVFKPFWAKVFAAAIWAVAALQIFGLLGLAIHLLDQVSFTVGNLRLSLLSLLESFLMFAILMRLGIRLGGYVEDRMAASGDLEPSTRTLIGLLLKTLLIIVVGIISLEIIGVEMDMLTFFSGALGFGLGIGLRTVFSNLISGIIIMTDKSIRPGDVIWIGDVFGKVTSLRARYASVVTRDGQEFLIPNEDLISRQVINCSYSSKEVRLKVPVGIAYGSDVDLAMALCEKAAAGVPRIVDHPAPATRLMGLGDSSIELELRFWIADPENGTANVKTQVLRRVLSLFQEGGVEIPFPQRDVRIRRDKPQQADEDEGEKPVE, encoded by the coding sequence ATGTTCAACCGCTACAACAGCGCCGACGACTGGGACAAGCACCTCGACAAGCTGCACCTCAAGGGCCGCGTCTTGGAGGTCTGGAGCGACGCTCGCGACTGGGTGACGCACGACCTGTTGGAGACCGACACCCTCTACGAGCTGGCGGTCATCGGGGTGGTGTTCGCGGCCGCCTGGCTTTTGGCCCGCTGGTCGCGGGCGCGCCTGGCCAAGCGCTGGGCCGCCCGCATGGAGCCGGGCAAGCGCGGCGCCCAGTGGTACGCCGACTTCCTGCGCCTATTAGGCCCGGTCTATTTCATCGTCCTGTTGTGGCCCATCTACGTCGCTACTTCCCTGCTGGGTATAGACAACGACCTGATGACCCTGTGCGCCAACGCCATGGGCGCCTGGGTGGTCATCCGGCTGGTTACCTCTGCGGTGTTCAAGCCCTTCTGGGCCAAGGTGTTCGCCGCGGCCATCTGGGCGGTGGCCGCCTTGCAGATCTTCGGCCTGCTGGGCCTGGCCATCCATCTGCTGGACCAGGTGAGCTTCACCGTAGGCAACCTGCGCCTGAGCCTCTTGTCCCTCTTGGAATCGTTCTTGATGTTCGCCATCCTCATGCGCCTGGGCATCCGCCTGGGCGGCTACGTGGAAGACCGCATGGCGGCCAGCGGCGACCTGGAACCCTCCACCCGCACCCTCATCGGCCTTTTGCTGAAAACGCTGTTGATCATCGTGGTGGGCATCATCTCCCTGGAGATCATCGGGGTGGAGATGGACATGCTCACCTTCTTCTCCGGGGCCCTGGGCTTCGGCCTGGGCATCGGGCTGCGCACCGTGTTCAGCAACCTGATCAGCGGCATCATCATCATGACGGACAAGTCCATCCGGCCCGGCGACGTGATCTGGATCGGCGACGTGTTCGGCAAGGTGACCAGCCTCCGGGCCCGCTACGCCTCGGTGGTGACCCGCGACGGCCAGGAGTTCCTCATCCCCAACGAGGACCTGATCTCTCGCCAGGTGATCAACTGCTCCTACTCCTCCAAGGAGGTGCGCCTCAAGGTGCCGGTGGGCATCGCCTACGGCAGCGACGTGGACCTGGCCATGGCCCTGTGCGAAAAGGCCGCCGCCGGGGTGCCGCGCATCGTGGACCACCCCGCCCCGGCCACCCGCCTTATGGGCCTGGGCGACTCATCCATCGAGTTGGAGCTGCGCTTCTGGATAGCCGACCCGGAGAACGGCACGGCCAACGTGAAGACCCAGGTGCTCCGGCGGGTGCTTAGCCTGTTCCAGGAGGGCGGAGTGGAGATACCCTTCCCGCAGCGCGACGTGCGCATCCGCCGCGACAAGCCGCAGCAAGCGGACGAGGACGAGGGCGAAAAGCCGGTAGAGTAG
- a CDS encoding HD domain-containing protein: protein MQRQFSVNLGNVILSLSNAMDLADPELAQHQLRTAFIVWEMGRTAGLASARMEIAFTAALLHDIGAASVEEKAALHSFQAEDVESHCIRGQILFESFPWLRDEAQLVRYHHRNWADWDLSIEDPVVFDSQMLNLADQVERRVDRKRYILHQHERIMREIKALGGGVIHPEVVELFMQTARREEFWLDLAAPRMYSLLLNRGPFKRVDTGLEDVLDIAQLFRNIIDFRSRFTATHSSGVAAAAKHIAGLYGFTNRETHLMEIAGNLHDIGKMAIPNRILDKPGKLDDQEMAVMRSHTYHTYEVINSIRGMQNIAEWASFHHERLDGSGYPFHCEAGGLDRGARILAVADVFTALAEDRPYREGLPQEKIMHIMAGMADDRHLDAHVVGALGDDYGRIRSDVVEKQGLARDYYEHQFASLEPN from the coding sequence ATGCAACGTCAGTTTTCGGTGAACCTGGGAAACGTCATCCTTTCCTTGTCCAATGCCATGGACCTGGCCGACCCCGAGCTGGCCCAGCACCAGCTACGCACCGCCTTCATCGTCTGGGAGATGGGCCGCACCGCCGGCCTGGCCAGCGCCCGCATGGAAATCGCCTTTACCGCCGCGCTGTTGCACGACATCGGCGCGGCCTCGGTGGAGGAAAAGGCGGCCCTGCACAGCTTCCAGGCCGAGGATGTGGAGAGCCACTGCATCCGGGGCCAGATACTCTTCGAGAGCTTTCCCTGGCTCAGGGACGAGGCCCAGCTGGTGCGCTACCACCATCGCAACTGGGCTGACTGGGATTTGTCCATCGAGGACCCGGTGGTCTTCGACTCCCAGATGCTCAACCTGGCCGACCAGGTGGAGCGCCGGGTGGACCGCAAGCGCTACATCCTGCACCAGCACGAACGCATCATGCGGGAGATCAAGGCCCTCGGGGGCGGGGTCATCCACCCCGAGGTGGTGGAGCTGTTCATGCAAACCGCCCGGCGCGAGGAGTTCTGGCTGGACCTGGCCGCCCCGCGCATGTACTCCCTGCTACTCAACCGCGGCCCCTTCAAACGGGTGGACACCGGGCTGGAGGATGTCTTGGACATCGCCCAGCTCTTCCGCAACATCATCGACTTCCGCTCCCGCTTCACCGCCACCCACTCCTCCGGGGTGGCCGCGGCGGCCAAGCACATCGCCGGGCTCTACGGCTTCACCAACCGTGAGACCCACCTCATGGAGATCGCGGGCAATCTGCACGACATCGGCAAGATGGCCATCCCCAACCGCATCCTGGACAAGCCGGGCAAGCTGGACGATCAGGAGATGGCGGTGATGCGCTCACACACCTACCACACCTATGAGGTGATCAACAGCATCCGGGGCATGCAGAACATCGCCGAGTGGGCTTCCTTCCACCACGAGCGCCTGGACGGCTCGGGCTATCCCTTCCACTGCGAGGCCGGGGGCCTGGACCGGGGGGCGCGCATCCTGGCCGTGGCCGACGTGTTCACCGCTCTGGCCGAAGACCGCCCCTACCGCGAGGGTCTGCCTCAGGAAAAGATCATGCACATCATGGCCGGCATGGCCGACGATCGCCATCTGGACGCCCACGTGGTGGGGGCCCTGGGCGACGACTACGGGCGCATCCGCTCCGATGTGGTCGAAAAGCAGGGCCTGGCCCGCGACTATTACGAGCACCAGTTCGCTTCACTGGAGCCCAACTAA
- a CDS encoding choloylglycine hydrolase family protein, whose product MKFLRFALLLAACAALLAAPAAACTGITVKAKNGAVVHARTLEFGVNLQSQVLMVPRGYALTTTAPGKKPGIKWKTKYAVLGMDAFGLTAICDGLNEKGLAAGLFYFPGCAGYQKPGPAEYGKSLTPLELPLWVLGNFATVAEVKAGLAKVMVWGAPLPQLGPDPLPLHYIVTDKTGDSVVIEYVDGKLNLYDNPLGVITNSPPFDWHMTNLRNYVNLSANNVPKLKLTGITLYPTGQGSGMAGLPGDVTPPSRLVRAVAFSQAALPAADGQGAVLSALRLLNSFFISKGMARSYGKGGKVSYDITEWMAASDLKNLKFHFATYQNLTPKMVDMKKLDLGGTKLQHISIQGGPLFTDVTGEAK is encoded by the coding sequence ATGAAATTTCTGCGTTTCGCATTGTTGCTGGCGGCCTGCGCCGCCCTTTTGGCGGCCCCGGCGGCGGCCTGCACCGGCATCACCGTAAAGGCCAAGAACGGGGCGGTGGTGCACGCCCGCACCCTGGAGTTCGGGGTGAACCTCCAGTCCCAGGTGCTCATGGTGCCGCGCGGCTATGCCCTGACCACCACGGCGCCGGGCAAAAAGCCGGGCATCAAGTGGAAGACCAAGTACGCGGTGCTGGGCATGGACGCCTTCGGCCTCACCGCCATCTGCGACGGCCTGAACGAGAAGGGCCTGGCCGCGGGCCTGTTCTACTTCCCCGGCTGCGCGGGCTACCAGAAGCCGGGCCCGGCGGAGTATGGCAAGAGCCTGACGCCCCTGGAGCTGCCCCTGTGGGTGCTGGGCAACTTCGCCACGGTGGCCGAGGTCAAGGCCGGCCTGGCCAAGGTGATGGTTTGGGGCGCCCCCCTGCCCCAGCTGGGCCCCGACCCCCTGCCCCTGCACTACATCGTCACCGACAAGACGGGCGACAGCGTGGTGATCGAGTACGTGGACGGCAAGCTGAACCTGTACGACAACCCCCTGGGGGTGATCACCAACTCGCCGCCCTTTGACTGGCACATGACCAACCTGCGCAATTACGTGAACCTCTCGGCCAACAACGTGCCCAAGCTCAAGCTGACGGGCATCACCCTGTACCCCACGGGCCAGGGTTCGGGCATGGCCGGGCTGCCCGGCGACGTGACTCCGCCCTCGCGCCTGGTGCGGGCGGTGGCCTTCTCCCAGGCCGCCCTGCCCGCGGCCGACGGCCAAGGCGCAGTGTTGAGCGCCCTGCGCCTGTTGAACTCCTTCTTTATCTCCAAGGGCATGGCCCGTTCCTACGGCAAGGGCGGCAAGGTGAGCTACGACATCACCGAGTGGATGGCGGCCAGCGACCTGAAGAACCTGAAGTTCCACTTCGCCACCTACCAGAACCTGACCCCCAAGATGGTGGACATGAAAAAGCTGGACCTGGGCGGCACCAAGCTCCAGCACATTTCCATCCAGGGCGGCCCGCTGTTCACCGACGTGACCGGAGAGGCCAAGTAA
- a CDS encoding DUF1330 domain-containing protein: MPDDKPFLMLNALWFKPESGPESYRRYMKLAGPVLAKYGGRLVAGGEPRQAIIGEFDADLVFLVEYPSWQAFQDMLADPAYKEALPHREAAITKSLLIRCEKTL, from the coding sequence ATGCCGGACGACAAGCCCTTCCTGATGCTCAACGCCCTGTGGTTCAAGCCCGAGAGCGGGCCGGAGAGCTACCGCCGCTATATGAAGCTGGCCGGGCCGGTGCTGGCCAAGTACGGCGGCCGCCTAGTCGCGGGCGGGGAGCCCCGCCAGGCGATCATCGGCGAGTTCGACGCGGACCTGGTGTTCTTGGTGGAGTACCCCTCCTGGCAGGCCTTTCAGGATATGCTGGCCGATCCCGCCTACAAAGAGGCCCTGCCCCACCGCGAGGCGGCCATCACCAAGTCTCTCTTGATCCGCTGCGAAAAGACCCTCTAG
- a CDS encoding ribonuclease H-like domain-containing protein, giving the protein MLTKTFLHIPTVGAKRELGLWKAGLRDWDDFLAHGEALAPPAVYRLGRPIVERSLAALARPDGLAELAKLIPTSEHWRFWPRFSRVAYLDIETGGDPNDFGGITVVGVYDGQVVVQYVAGQNLNEAAQCLAGYEVVVSFAGSSFDVPVLRSVFPRFIVPPVHIDLRWVLKRLGHKGGLKRIEKALGLARPDHVGDMDGYMAVMLWQDHLTGDPDALATLLDYNACDIVNLEPLLNLAVERLRAQTLGRLS; this is encoded by the coding sequence ATGCTGACCAAAACCTTCCTGCACATCCCCACGGTCGGAGCCAAGCGCGAGCTGGGCCTGTGGAAGGCCGGGCTCCGCGACTGGGACGACTTCCTGGCCCATGGCGAGGCCTTGGCCCCTCCGGCGGTGTATCGCCTGGGGCGGCCCATCGTCGAGCGCAGCCTGGCCGCCCTTGCGCGCCCGGACGGCCTGGCCGAGCTGGCCAAGTTGATCCCCACCTCCGAGCATTGGCGCTTCTGGCCCCGGTTTTCGCGGGTGGCCTATCTGGACATCGAGACCGGCGGCGACCCCAATGACTTCGGGGGCATCACCGTGGTGGGGGTCTACGACGGGCAAGTGGTGGTGCAGTACGTGGCGGGCCAAAACCTCAACGAGGCGGCCCAGTGCCTGGCGGGCTACGAGGTGGTGGTGAGCTTCGCGGGCAGCTCTTTCGACGTGCCGGTGCTCCGTAGCGTATTCCCGCGCTTCATCGTGCCGCCGGTGCACATCGACCTGCGCTGGGTGCTCAAGCGCCTGGGGCACAAGGGCGGTCTCAAGCGCATCGAAAAGGCCCTGGGCCTGGCTCGGCCCGACCACGTGGGCGACATGGACGGCTACATGGCCGTCATGCTCTGGCAGGACCACCTGACCGGCGACCCCGACGCCCTGGCCACCCTCTTGGACTATAACGCCTGCGATATCGTGAATCTGGAGCCCCTGCTCAACCTCGCGGTGGAGCGCCTCCGCGCCCAGACTCTGGGCCGCCTGAGCTAG
- a CDS encoding amidohydrolase — protein sequence MSARALRVSGGPLWAGPGMFWPSGVVLAEDGVITFAGGAADAPPSPGAEELDAGGGLIMPGLINAHCHAAMVLFRGLADDLPLDVWLNQHMFPAEAQWVTEEMTELCSRLAAAEMLLSGTTTVADSYFCASGAARAFASMGMRAEVAQGLIDFPAPGVPDPAQGLAVCREFVEQWQGAHRLITPAVFAHSSYTCSPRTLGEASALAQELGVRLYTHLAETASEVADAAMTHGASPVAWLDELGLLQRLDAAVHCVWLAEGEAELMAQRGVAVIACPGSNAKLGSGWADLPAMLEADCVVGLGTDGAASNNNLDLFGEIGLAARLAKLKTGDPAALPAGQAVDLALAGSAAALGMTGRVGRLEPGFACDLAVLDLGAPRLTPLYDVPSHLTYAASGGEVKHTVVDGEVLVKDRALTTLDLAETMARVRELAAKVAAGR from the coding sequence ATGAGCGCACGGGCCTTGCGGGTCAGCGGCGGCCCCCTCTGGGCCGGTCCTGGGATGTTCTGGCCTTCGGGCGTGGTGCTGGCCGAGGACGGGGTGATCACTTTCGCGGGCGGCGCGGCCGATGCCCCGCCTTCGCCCGGGGCCGAGGAGCTGGACGCGGGCGGCGGCCTGATCATGCCCGGCCTGATCAACGCCCATTGCCATGCGGCCATGGTGCTCTTCCGGGGCCTGGCCGACGACCTGCCCCTGGATGTGTGGCTGAACCAGCATATGTTCCCGGCCGAGGCTCAGTGGGTCACCGAGGAGATGACCGAACTTTGCTCCCGCCTGGCCGCCGCCGAGATGCTGCTCAGCGGCACCACCACCGTGGCCGACTCCTACTTCTGCGCCTCGGGCGCGGCGCGGGCCTTCGCCTCGATGGGTATGCGGGCCGAGGTGGCCCAGGGCCTCATCGACTTCCCGGCCCCCGGGGTGCCCGACCCGGCCCAGGGCCTGGCGGTGTGCCGCGAGTTCGTGGAGCAGTGGCAGGGGGCGCACCGGCTGATCACCCCGGCCGTCTTTGCCCACAGCTCCTACACCTGCTCGCCGCGCACCCTGGGCGAGGCCTCCGCCCTGGCCCAAGAGCTGGGGGTGCGCCTCTACACCCATCTGGCCGAGACGGCGTCCGAGGTGGCCGACGCGGCCATGACCCACGGGGCCTCGCCGGTGGCCTGGCTGGACGAGCTGGGCCTGTTGCAGCGCCTGGACGCGGCGGTGCACTGCGTGTGGCTGGCCGAGGGCGAGGCCGAACTTATGGCCCAGCGCGGGGTGGCGGTGATCGCCTGCCCCGGCTCCAACGCCAAGCTGGGCTCGGGCTGGGCCGACCTCCCGGCCATGCTGGAGGCCGACTGCGTGGTGGGCCTGGGCACCGACGGCGCGGCCTCCAACAACAACCTGGACCTGTTCGGGGAGATCGGCCTGGCCGCCCGCCTGGCCAAGCTGAAGACCGGCGACCCCGCCGCCCTGCCGGCCGGGCAGGCGGTGGACCTGGCATTGGCGGGCTCGGCCGCCGCGCTGGGCATGACCGGCCGGGTGGGCCGCCTGGAGCCGGGCTTTGCCTGCGACCTCGCGGTCCTGGACCTGGGCGCCCCGCGCCTTACCCCGCTCTACGACGTGCCCTCCCACCTCACCTACGCGGCCAGCGGGGGCGAGGTGAAGCACACCGTGGTGGACGGCGAGGTGCTGGTCAAGGACCGCGCCCTCACCACCCTGGACCTGGCCGAGACCATGGCCCGAGTGCGCGAGCTGGCCGCCAAGGTGGCCGCCGGGCGATAG